A stretch of the Leishmania donovani BPK282A1 complete genome, chromosome 21 genome encodes the following:
- a CDS encoding mis-match repair protein, putative translates to MFTSPTAWNELYGPPRAPALPPEAASRRHSRVFAAATTAPVVTAPPHTLADGRVSGPFSGHAYHRAVPPPVHALFATPTTSGFCPASSHYTVASQPVRYFPLLPTPAAERTYYESHPYTSAYSGDGGGWPHAENAPTDENNYELAGPSRATAPWRHGTCGPHQLLQSQLRVSGTMGPGAAGGVFGAGAAAAPYAMHKAHSAEMAADAEEAAWEGGAAMPHDSGMPGARRPLRRPPPSTHGNPMSDCRGATLWPVAQSVSPVERGEAAKAAAQDGSRLHHAAYASREGRRQAAVGMKLAAHTPHDVDGRYTDGQLLAPPPPRPPSPLHEHSDHEQQQQTHEYSSISDGARHLNSAGHRSAASAAALFFHSPSVTGGFASSPCASGSAALRAGRRAAAATSAISSTATFPSATGASKMVTPAASAAAAQAEPCCVAALIFNNAKEVGVALCELPSLTVSLFQYGDTATFFKTASLLHTRNPVEVLVPSTAVDSELVQTVLRQHGAHMTFTSVQRCFYNAEEGVQRLSQLKSSAEASLCIEDTDRYLCVAAANAVVLYMEHVNDMHLLPGSVRVRAEALEHYMEVSRTTARVLQIIPDTACVSAAAAASMELMRNAANDSERADRQQRVRAQRYGAARRPMFLGHDLAEPPPLQTVALVDAIPRACTVMGQRYLRRTLLQPLRDRVAVQGRHDAVEWLLCEPRRLHMLRVLLRHTAALDLERLTATLTHQPRRERSSAQQQSYLESLQLLWSALPHLEQLRVQLKAYLGPLPRVQAPVNGEGVPPSTPSPLPGGGSDAAAPSHDLRSTAAHPSVLHSIATALGQCRFPELETLMGTYLERSVLPSVVGHHERSAAHYGALHSADTGSTHIPPSVSVVAQQQQPQRPRRRLRSDDGDALASHQHPQERSQRVTGVFLRLLRMCFLVQAPHSGELDALRTRLSLRISDITSYAAELRATYRIFSLRLEPDPVKLYCLSYAVAEEAKAQAGPFTWRYAGGSHFALYLSALREQQLRRQQEQQQGQGRTLRSSPWHPPTSAGDPFCTASSSPPTELSRHTSDADGAGFESSVIDPFSPFTFGANHTAPRQLRRRRVRCSTEDLDYRCARAQECVAAILQLQLHSVQPLVRAIQHEFLGSLQATVESVALLDTLLCFALYSLTHQCTRPVLVELPTGSTTAPRVRTLMTELPGDGEAVASSGRRATSVAGGAGASWDRVDEYTDAASAAADLGGQGGGTAASAGTSATSSDAATPSCTPPLSTLTAHTMTSAATTETETRHASEVRLFLDSALHPSAAQWQPPSRAVARAGLSARWTGAEVGGKARPASGSSGGLTMSWGSGGGDVCVVTGPNACGKTTLLRILGQYFTLAQAGCFVPAQHAQLFLADRLLAHMLCDELPSITHSSFRRELMELSELTHAATAESVALIDELGRSTTTAQGFSLAWATALLLSDRRVHSVLTTHYPGLPSLARVRPARVVAFHFRVTFQHLAARDGGRDGVADSSWRGPARTRITIARFGHTLFPGPCPQRWYGLALAEKLHFFEPVLAMARRTRTCQSPAEAHTEENEV, encoded by the coding sequence ATGTTTACCTCGCCCACTGCGTGGAACGAGTTGTAcgggccgccgcgcgcaccagcgctgccgccagagGCGGCGTCACGAAGACACAGTCGCGTCTTCGCTGCCGCTACCACTGCTCCCGTTGTTACAGCCCCACCGCACACGCTTGCAGACGGCAGGGTTAGCGGGCCGTTTTCGGGGCACGCGTACCACAgagcagtgccgccgcctgtACATGCACTCTTCGCTACTCCCACGACCAGCGGTTTCTGTCCCGCGTCGTCGCACTACACCGTGGCGTCGCAGCCCGTGCGCTActttccgctgctgcctacaccggcagcggagcgGACATATTACGAGTCGCATCCGTACACCTCAGCGTATAGCGGAGACGGTGGTGGATGGCCACATGCCGAGAATGCGCCGACCGATGAGAACAACTACGAGTTAGCGGGACCTTCGCGAGCAACCGCTCCGTGGCGTCACGGCACGTGCGGCCcgcatcagctgctgcagtcgcaGCTACGAGTCAGCGGTACTATGGGCCccggagcagctggaggagtgTTTGgagcaggcgccgccgccgcaccatATGCGATGCATAAAGCCCACTCCGCGGAGATGGCGGCtgacgcggaggaggcggcctgggaaggtggcgctgccaTGCCGCACGACTCTGGTATGCCAGGAGCTCGTCGACCTCTGCGCCGTccgccgccatcgacgcACGGCAACCCCATGAGCGACTGCCGAGGAGCGACGCTGTGGCCAGTGGCTCAGTCGGTCTCCCCTGTGGAGCGCGGAGAAGCGGCGAAAGCGGCGGCCCAGGACGGCTCCCGGCTTCACCACGCAGCGTACGCGAGCCGTGAAGGGCGCCGGCAAGCAGCTGTCGGCATGAAGCTTGCCGCTCACACGCCGCATGACGTCGATGGGCGCTACACGGACGGGCAGCTGCttgctccgccgccaccacgtcctccctccccactgCACGAGCACTCTGaccacgagcagcagcagcagacgcacgAGTACAGCTCCATTTCGGACGGTGCCCGCCACCTCAACTCAGCGGGGCATCGATCAGCCGCTtcggccgccgccctcttttTCCACTCCCCCTCCGTCACCGGCGGCTTCGCTAGCTCGCCTTGCGCCAGCGGCTCGGCAGCCCTCCGTGCCGGaaggcgcgctgctgctgccacgtcCGCCATCTCTAGTACTGCGACCTTTCCCAGTGCGACAGGAGCGTCGAAGATGGTTACTCcggccgcctctgcggcggcggcccaaGCCGAACCGTGCTGTGTTGCGGCGCTCATCTTCAACAACGCCAAGGAGGTCGGCGTCGCGCTCTGCGAGTTGCCGTCACTGACCGTGTCTCTCTTCCAGTACGGGGACACGGCCACCTTCTTCAAGacagcatcgctgctgcacacacgcaaccCAGTCGAGGTGCTTGTCCCATCGACCGCCGTCGATAGTGAGCTGGTGCaaacggtgctgcggcagcacggcgcccACATGACCTTCACAAgtgtgcagcgctgcttctACaatgcggaggagggggtgcaaCGACTGTCGCAGCTGAAGTCGTCGGCCGAGGCGTCACTGTGCATTGAGGACACAGACCGCTACCtgtgcgtggcggccgcTAACGCGGTTGTCTTGTACATGGAGCACGTAAACGATATGCATCTGCTGCCAGGctccgtgcgcgtgcgggcagAGGCTCTGGAGCATTACATGGAGGTCTCCCGCACCACGGCACGTGTGCTGCAGATTATCCCGGACACCGCATGCgtgtcagcggcggcggcggcgtcgatggAGCTCATGCGCAACGCAGCGAACGACAGTGAGAGGGCtgaccggcagcagcgggtgcgCGCTCAGCGATATGGAGCGGCGCGGAGGCCGATGTTTCTTGGCCACGACCTTGCCGaaccgccaccgctgcagacGGTCGCGCTTGTGGACGCCATCCCACGCGCCTGCACGGTCATGGGCCAGCGCTACCTCCGCCGCACTCTTCTCCAACCGCTGCGTGACCGCGTTGCTGTTCAAGGCCGCCACGACGCTGTCGAATGGCTTCTCTGCGAGCCGAGGCGACTTCACATGCTACGCGTACTTCTGAGACACACCGCCGCGCTTGACCTGGAGCGCTtgacggcgacgctgacgcATCAACCACGACGCGAGAGAAGcagtgcacagcagcagtcgtACCTggagtcgctgcagctgctctggAGCGCTCTGCCCCacctggagcagctgcgcgtacAGCTCAAGGCCTACCTGGGGCCGCTGCCGAGAGTGCAGGCACCAGTGAATGGAGAAGGCGTACCGCCATCGACGCCATCACCACTGCCGGGTGGCGGCTcagacgcggcagcgccgtcacacgatctgcgcagcaccgcagcgcacccTTCGGTACTGCACAGCATCGCCACCGCGCTTGGGCAGTGCCGCTTCCCCGAGCTGGAGACCCTCATGGGCACCTACCTCGAGCGCTCTGTGCTGCCGTCTGTCGTCGGGCACCATGAGAGGAGCGCCGCGCACTACGGAGCGCTGCATAGTGCCGACACAGGTAGCACACACATCCCGCCGAGCgtgtcggtggtggcgcagcagcagcagccacaacggccgcgacgacgactgcgcagcgacgacggagACGCGCTGGCCTCGCATCAGCACCCGCAGGAGCGGTCGCAGCGCGTCACAGGAGTCTTTTTGCGGCTCCTCCGCATGTGTTTCCTTGTGCAGGCTCCGCATAGCGGCGAGCTGGATGCACTTCGCACGAGGCTGAGCCTCCGCATCTCCGACATCACCTCCTacgcagcggagctgcgcgcgacgTACCGGATCTTCTCGCTGCGCCTGGAGCCGGACCCGGTGAAGCTGTACTGCCTCTCCTACGCCGTTGCagaggaggcaaaggcgCAGGCCGGTCCCTTCACGTGGCGCTACGCAGGCGGCTCGCATTTTGCTTTGTATCTTTCCGCCCtgcgtgagcagcagctgcggcggcaacaggagcagcagcagggccaGGGGCGGACTCTGCGTAGTTCTCCGTGGCACCCGCCCACTTCTGCTGGCGACCCcttctgcaccgcctcgtcgTCCCCTCCGACGGAACTGTCACGGCATACGAGCGATGCGGACGGCGCCGGATTCGAGTCGTCCGTCATTGATCCTTTCTCCCCTTTCACGTTCGGCGCGAACCACACAGCACCTCgtcagctgcgtcgccgcagagtgcggtgcagcacagAGGACCTCGACTACCGCTGCGCCCGGGCGCAGGAGTGCGTCGCCGCGATCCTGCAGTTGCAGCTGCACAGTGTGCAGCCCCTCGTCCGCGCCATCCAGCATGAGTTCCTCGGCTCTCTGCAGGCTACGGTAGagtcggtggcgctgcttgaCACCCTGCTATGCTTTGCGCTCTACTCGCTGACACATCAGTGCACCCGACCGGTGCTGGTCGAGCTACCGACGgggtcgacgacggcgccacgcgtgcgcacgttgATGACAGAGCTACCTGGGGATGGCGAGGCAGTGGCTTCTTCGGGGCGGAGAGCCACCTCAgtcgcaggcggcgccggggcTTCGTGGGACAGGGTGGACGAATACACTGACGCcgcaagcgccgctgccgattTAGGGGGCCAGGGAGGTGGAACAGCGGCATCCGCGGGCACGTCCGCGACGTCCAGCgatgcagcgacgccgtcatGCACGCCGCCACTGTCGACTCTTACGGCGCATACCATgacatcggcggcgacgacggagaCAGAGACGCGCCACGCCTCTGAAGTGCGTCTCTTTCTTGACAGCGCGCTGCACCCCTCCGCGGCCCAGTGGCAGCCACCAAGccgcgcggtggcgcgtgcaGGGCTGTCGGCACGGTGGACGGGCGCGGAAGTCGGGGGCAAGGCCAGGCCAGCCAGCGGCTCCAGCGGTGGCCTGACGATGTCGTggggcagtggcggcggcgacgttTGTGTCGTCACCGGCCCCAACGCGTGCGGCAAGACGACTCTGCTCCGAATTCTCGGGCAGTACTTCACCCTTGCGCAGGCGGGCTGCTTTGTGCCtgcacagcacgcgcagctgttCCTTGCCGACCGCCTCCTTGCCCACATGCTGTGTGATGAGCTCCCCAGCATCACGCACTCTTCTTTCCGACGCGAGCTTATGGAGCTGAGCGAGCTGACCCACGCCGCGACGGCTGAGAGTGTCGCCCTCATCGACGAGCTCGGCCGCAGCACTACCACCGCACAAGGCTTCAGTCTTGCTTGGGCCACGGCGCTCCTCCTGAGCGACCGCCGCGTGCACTCGGTGCTCACGACGCACTACCCCGGGCTGCCCAGCCTCGCACGGGTGCGACCGGCGCGCGTCGTCGCTTTTCACTTCCGTGTCACCTTCCAGCATCTGGCGGCGCGGGACGGGGGCCGAGATGGCGTGGCTGACTCGAGTTGGCGGGGGCCAGCACGGACACGCATAACGATTGCTCGCTTTGGTCACACGCTCTTCCCTGGTCCGTGCCCGCAGCGCTGGTACGGCCTCGCGCTGGCGGAGAAGCTGCACTTTTTCGAGCCGGTCCTGGCcatggcgcggcgcacacgaACATGCCAAtcgccagcggaggcgcacacagAAGAGAATGAGGTGTGA